The Oceanispirochaeta sp. genome has a segment encoding these proteins:
- a CDS encoding tetratricopeptide repeat protein: MPFFPEIYTSIDIGYNYVPLRTDVTTLSLMTLGAGVGFNFNPIPTISIRTFATGGYFYGFLHNGDDSGGNPYVGGGLGTYILFSPRLGAGVDAGYRQYLGFGSEIFVTAGVIFNIVPSKKGGAAEGLMEHKPGEGLDLLKVNLNSVFPVFFSYYDNNPIGTGVIKNFEKKAIENIEITYYVKQYMDNPKKCNAPASLAPGEEAEIDLYSLFTNRILEVSEGTKVSALINIKYSYNNGSYYREKIVTQEIQNRNAITWDDDRRVAAFVTAKDTAILKFAKNTAGIVKDNAGDGVNRNLVLAMGINAALREHGISYVIDPATPYSELAGDKGAVDFIQFPMQTLDYKAGDCDDLSILNCALLEAVGVETAFVTIPGHIFMAFCLDITEKEAEKQFLRPEDLIYMENKVWIPVEITETEGGFLKAWQIGAKQWRENASKLKAGFYPTRTAWEQYNPVGFDIAQVDITMPDPQKVAAAFRKEYDTFIERELYPQVEELNLKIEKSQRLQDINKLGVLYARYGMNDKAEEQFKKVIDRSPFFPSLMNLGNINYLSEDYAEALAYYNQADKIKPNSKKVLLGIARTSHQAEDYDTAATAFSQLKKLDPELAENYSYLDMRSKDATRASDQAQVTGNVLWEDEE; this comes from the coding sequence ATGCCCTTTTTCCCGGAAATATATACCAGTATTGATATCGGGTATAACTATGTTCCCTTGAGGACTGATGTAACCACTTTATCCCTTATGACTTTAGGTGCGGGAGTAGGATTCAATTTCAACCCCATCCCCACAATCAGTATACGGACATTCGCTACAGGGGGCTATTTCTACGGCTTCCTTCATAATGGAGATGATTCGGGAGGCAATCCTTATGTGGGAGGAGGACTGGGGACCTATATCCTCTTTTCACCCAGACTGGGTGCCGGTGTTGATGCGGGATACAGGCAGTACCTGGGGTTTGGAAGTGAAATCTTCGTAACGGCAGGAGTGATTTTCAATATCGTTCCCTCCAAAAAAGGCGGTGCTGCAGAAGGACTCATGGAACATAAACCCGGAGAAGGTCTGGATTTACTGAAAGTAAATCTGAATAGCGTTTTTCCAGTGTTCTTCAGCTATTATGATAACAACCCGATCGGGACAGGCGTAATTAAAAACTTTGAAAAGAAAGCTATTGAAAACATCGAAATCACCTATTACGTCAAACAGTATATGGACAATCCGAAGAAGTGTAATGCTCCTGCATCCCTGGCCCCGGGTGAAGAAGCGGAAATTGATCTTTACAGTTTGTTCACCAATAGAATTCTGGAGGTGTCAGAAGGAACCAAGGTCTCGGCCCTGATAAACATTAAGTACTCATACAATAACGGAAGCTACTATCGAGAAAAAATTGTAACACAGGAGATACAGAACAGGAACGCTATAACCTGGGATGATGACAGGCGGGTCGCCGCCTTTGTGACCGCCAAGGATACGGCCATCCTGAAGTTTGCAAAGAATACAGCAGGGATTGTAAAGGATAATGCCGGTGATGGTGTGAACAGAAACCTTGTTCTGGCCATGGGTATCAATGCCGCCCTGCGGGAGCATGGTATAAGCTATGTTATAGATCCTGCCACCCCTTATTCCGAACTTGCCGGCGATAAAGGTGCTGTCGACTTCATTCAGTTTCCTATGCAGACTCTTGATTATAAAGCCGGTGACTGTGATGACCTTTCCATCCTGAACTGTGCTCTTCTCGAGGCAGTCGGTGTGGAAACTGCATTTGTGACCATTCCGGGGCATATTTTCATGGCATTTTGCCTCGACATTACAGAAAAGGAAGCGGAAAAGCAGTTTCTGCGGCCGGAAGATCTGATTTATATGGAAAACAAAGTCTGGATTCCTGTTGAAATAACAGAAACGGAGGGGGGATTTCTAAAGGCATGGCAGATCGGAGCTAAACAGTGGCGGGAGAATGCCTCTAAGCTGAAAGCCGGATTTTATCCTACCCGGACTGCCTGGGAGCAGTACAATCCGGTGGGCTTTGATATTGCACAGGTGGATATAACGATGCCTGACCCACAGAAAGTCGCTGCGGCATTTAGGAAAGAATATGATACCTTTATTGAAAGAGAGCTCTATCCTCAGGTGGAAGAACTGAATCTCAAAATTGAAAAAAGCCAGAGATTGCAGGACATCAACAAATTAGGAGTGCTCTACGCCCGTTACGGCATGAATGACAAGGCGGAAGAACAATTCAAGAAAGTCATAGATCGAAGTCCTTTCTTCCCATCCCTCATGAACCTGGGAAATATCAATTATTTAAGTGAGGATTATGCAGAAGCCCTGGCCTATTACAATCAGGCGGACAAGATAAAACCAAACTCCAAGAAAGTTCTCTTAGGAATTGCCCGCACAAGCCATCAGGCTGAAGATTATGATACAGCTGCAACCGCATTCTCTCAGTTGAAAAAACTCGATCCGGAGTTGGCAGAGAATTACTCATACCTCGATATGAGGAGTAAAGATGCGACCAGGGCCTCTGATCAGGCTCAGGTGACAGGAAATGTGCTCTGGGAGGATGAAGAATAA